The nucleotide sequence CGCTTGGCTTTTCTATTTTTATTCTTGCAATCTTTTTTTATTATATATATACTACTATTAGTACCTAGTCTTAATAGCTCGGGCGGTGTTAAGTTAATGAAACGCAACAAAAGAGAACGGCAGTCGATGTTGACTGAGACGATAAAAGAAAACCCTTTTATAACGGATGAGGAACTGGCTGATAAATTTGCCGTCAGCATCCAGACAATAAGGTTGGACAGATTGGAATTATCAATTCCCGAACTTAGGGAAAGAATTAAGAACGTGGCGGAAAAGCGTTTTGAGGATGAAGTCCGTTCATTGCCGCTTGAAGAAGTAATTGGAGAAATCATCGATATCGAACTTGACCAAAGTGCTATATCAATACTTGATATAAAAAGAGAACATGTATTTAAACGAAATAAAATCGCCAGGGGGCACCATTTATTCGCGCAGGCGAATTCATTGGCGGTTGCAGTCATAAATGATGAACTGGCATTGACAGCTAAAGCGAATATCCAATTCACAAGATCGGTAAAAGAAGGTGAACGGGTTATCGCCAAAGCGAGAGTCAAAAAGATCGATAATAACAATGGGCGGACGCATGTAGAAGTAATGAGTTATGTGAACAATGAGCTTGTTTTTAAAGGCGAATTTGAAATGTACCGTTCAAAAAATGAAAAGTAAGGGATGAATAGCGATGAGGCTGGCAGTAGATGCGATGGGCGGAGACAATGCACCAAAAGAAATCGTCCTCGGAGCAATGAAAGCAATCGAAAAATATAATGACATACATATCGTTCTTGTCGGCAACGAGAGTAAAATCAGGGAGTACCTGACGAATGAAGAAAGGATTGAGATCATTCATACAGAAGAAGTGATCCTCGGGACGGACGAACCTGTCAGAGCAGTCCGCCGTAAGAAAACAGCATCAATGGTTCTTGCAGCACAACTAGTTGCAGACGGAAAAGCGGATGGCTGCATTTCTGCCGGCAATACAGGAGCGTTGATGGCTGCAGGATTGTTCGTGGTTGGAAGAATAGAAGGGATTGAAAGGCCAGCCCTTGCACCGACTCTCCCAACAATTGGAGGAGAAGGCTTCCTGCTGCTGGATGTCGGAGCTAATGCTGATGCCAAGCCTGAACATCTCGTCCAATATGCAATCATGGGCTCGATATACAGCGAAAAAGCTAGAGGAATCACAAGTCCACGGGTTGGCTTATTGAACATTGGGACTGAAGAGAAGAAGGGCAATGAGCTTGTAAGGAACACCTATGAATTATTGAAGGATGCAGACATCAACTTCGTTGGCAATGTTGAATCAAGGGACTTGCTTGATGGAGTTGCGGACGTCATAGTGGCAGATGGCTTTACCGGGAATATGGTTCTGAAGACAATCGAAGGAACAGCGATGTCGGTGTTTAAAATGCTTAAAACAGCTTTGACTTCCAGCTTTAAAAGCAAGATGGCTGCTGCTGTTCTAAAGCCCGACCTGGCTGTGCTCAAAAATAAGATGGATTACACAGAATATGGCGGTGCGGGTTTATTCGGACTAAAAGCTCCAGTAATCAAAGCTCATGGATCGTCTGATGCGAATGCTGTTTTTAATTCGATCCGACAGGCGAGGGAAATGGTTGAGAAAGACGTTTCCGGTACAATTAAAACTGCCGTAGAAAAAAGAGACAGTGTAACACAATAGAAGATATAAATGAACATAAAATAACAAGTTAAAGGAGAATCTTTCATGGGGAAAATCGCGTTTTTGTTTCCAGGACAGGGGTCACAGACAGTTGGGATGGGGCAGGCACTTGCGGATTCAGAGCAATCAGTCTCAGAAACTTTCAAAAAAGCGGACGAGGTCCTGGGTGAAAGCTTAAGCTCCCTGATTTTTGAGGGACCTCAAGAAAAGCTGACGCTCACGACAAATGCTCAGCCTGCTCTTTTGACAACAAGTGTCGCGATCTTGAATTATTTCAGCCAGTTTGGGATCAGGCCGGATTTTACAGCAGGCCATAGTCTTGGTGAATATTCTGCACTGGTTGCTTCGGGGGCTATCTCGTTTGAAGACGCTGTGTATGCCGTACGAAAACGTGGTGAATTCATGGAAGAAGCTGTACCGAATGGAGAAGGAACAATGGCGGCTGTACTAGGCATGGATCGCCAAAAGCTCTTGGATGTAACTGAAACTGTATCAGCTGGCGGAAAACCGGTTCAGCTCGCTAACTTGAATTGTCCTGGACAAATCGTGATTTCTGGTTCAAAAGGTGGAGTGGAAGAAGCTTCTGTAAAAGCAAAGGAAGCTGGGGCCAAACGGGTTATCCCGCTGGATGTCAGCGGTCCGTTCCATTCATCACTGATGAAGCCAGCAGCTGAAAGATTTGAAGCTATACTGGACAAAATTGAAATAAAGGATGGTGCTGTCCCGGTGATTGGAAATGTAACTGCTGAACCGATGACAGAAGCCTCCGAATTCAAAAAAAGACTAGTGGAGCAGCTCTATTCTCCAGTGTTGTGGGAGGATTCGGTTTCAAAAATGTTGGAACTCGGCGTTGATACATTTATAGAAATCGGCCCGGGTAAAGTTTTGTCAGGACTGGTTAAGAAAGTTGACCGCTCTGCAAAAACATTTGCAATATTTGATGCGGAAACTTGTGCAGCAGCTGTTGCTGCTCTGAAGGAGGAAAAGGAATGAAACTAGAAGGTAAGGTTGCACTGGTAACTGGTGCCTCACGTGGGATTGGACGCGAAATCGCTTTTGAACTTGCCAGGGAGGGCGCGTCAGTGGCTGTTAATTATGCAGGCAGCGAAGCCAAAGCGCTTGAAGTAGTAGATGAGATCAAAGCGATGGGCCGGGATGCCTTTGCAATCCAGGCAGATGTCTCCAACTCTGACTCAGTCAATGATATGGTCAAAGGAACGATTGAACGTTTCGGTAAGCTTGACATACTTGTTAACAATGCGGGGATAACAAAAGACAACCTATTGATGAGGATGAAAGAGTCTGAATGGGATGATGTCATCAATATCAATCTAAAAGGTGTCTTCCTGTGTACGAAAGCTGTTACAAGACAAATGATGAAGCAGAGAAGCGGCAGAATCATCAATATCTCTTCAATTGTAGGCGTCAGTGGGAATCCCGGACAGGCAAACTATGTTGCTGCAAAATCCGGAGTGATCGGGCTTACAAAAACATCCGCAAAGGAACTATCGTCAAGAGGCATTACCGTGAACGCAGTGGCTCCAGGCTTTATTACGACAGACATGACCGATAAGTTAAACGAGGAAGTAAAAACGGAAATGCTGAAGCAAATACCGTTAGCCCGTTTCGGAGAGCCAAAGGATATTGCAAGAACCGTCGTCTTCTTATCCTCCGAAGACAGTGCATATATGACTGGCCAAACCCTGCACGTTGATGGCGGCATGGTGATGTAGTAAGATTCAATGATATATCCGAAACTCTGTTGATCGGAATTAAAGAATTTTTCCTGGTTAAAAAATTATCCCAGCCATTTATTAATTAAATAAAATCAACTATAATGGCTTGAGGGGAGGTGAACAAGCATGGCAGACGTTTTAGAACGCGTAACAAAAATTATTGTTGACCGTTTGGGAGTAGATGAATCTCAAGTAACTTTAGAAGCATCTTTTAAAGATGATCTTGGTGCTGATTCCCTTGATGTTGTTGAATTGGTTATGGAACTAGAAGACGAGTTCGATATGGAAATTTCTGATGATGACGCTGAAAAAATCGGTACAGTTGGTGACGCTGTTAACTACATAAATAGCCAAAAGTAATTGTTCGATTTACTAAGAAGCTCCGTTTTTATAAACGGGGCTTTCTTCTGTAAAGAAAAGCTATTGTTCTTTCTTTTAGTCAGTGTAAAAACAGGTGGTTGATTTGCGTTCCAGGCGCTTTGCGATCTAATAATCTTTAACAAAGCCTTATTTAATATGTAATCTGCTGGAATTAAACCAAGTTTTTTTGCTTTATATACGTTATTTTTTGTAAACTGTTAGTAGTTTGTATTGTTTTGCGAATGGTACGATCGTTGAAATCTGCAATTCATGCAATCACAGCTTTAAATTATAAGCAAGGTGGAATAAATCATGCGCAACAATGGAAGAGAAAGAGAAAAAAAGAATATCCGCGCTAAGGAGCAGAAATTCAAAGAATTCCAGGACAATATTGGTATTCATTTTGATAGTGATAAGCTTTTAAAACAGGCTTTTACACATTCATCCTATGTGAATGAGCATCGCAGGAAGCCCCATGAAGATAATGAGAGGCTTGAGTTTCTTGGTGACGCTGTTTTGGAACTGACTGTATCCCAATTCTTGTATAAAAAGTATCCGATGATGAGCGAGGGAGAGCTTACAAAGCTGCGCGCAGCTGTAGTTTGCGAGCCATCGCTGGTATCTTTTGCAAATGAACTTTCCTTTGGTGAACTCGTTTTGCTTGGCAAGGGAGAAGAAATGACAGGCGGAAGGACAAGGCCTGCTCTTTTGGCAGATGTATTCGAGGCTTTCATTGGTGCCTTATACTTGGATAAAGGGATTGAAACAGTCACTACATTCCTAGAAGAAATTGTGTTCCCAAAAATCAATGCCGGTGCTTTTTCTCATGTGATGGATTTTAAGAGCCAGCTTCAGGAACTCGTACAGCGTGATGGTGCAGGTACGCTCGAATACCGGATTATGAAGGAAATTGGTCCTGCGCACAGCCGGGAATTTGAATCCCGTGTCTACTTAAATGGACAAGAATTAGGAACTGGCACGGGTCGCTCCAAGAAGGAAGCTGAGCAGCACGCCGCCCAGATGGCACTTGAAAAATTGAAGTCCCATATGGAAGCGAACCTTGAAACGGACGATAAATAGTACTGTTTTTGCAAACGAAGATACATCTAAATATCAGAACTGTCTAGCTCCAGCGCCTAGACCCTCGAGTCGCTTCGGGTCCGCCCAATGAAGTCAAAGAACGACTTCACG is from Mesobacillus boroniphilus and encodes:
- a CDS encoding acyl carrier protein, with amino-acid sequence MADVLERVTKIIVDRLGVDESQVTLEASFKDDLGADSLDVVELVMELEDEFDMEISDDDAEKIGTVGDAVNYINSQK
- the plsX gene encoding phosphate acyltransferase PlsX — translated: MRLAVDAMGGDNAPKEIVLGAMKAIEKYNDIHIVLVGNESKIREYLTNEERIEIIHTEEVILGTDEPVRAVRRKKTASMVLAAQLVADGKADGCISAGNTGALMAAGLFVVGRIEGIERPALAPTLPTIGGEGFLLLDVGANADAKPEHLVQYAIMGSIYSEKARGITSPRVGLLNIGTEEKKGNELVRNTYELLKDADINFVGNVESRDLLDGVADVIVADGFTGNMVLKTIEGTAMSVFKMLKTALTSSFKSKMAAAVLKPDLAVLKNKMDYTEYGGAGLFGLKAPVIKAHGSSDANAVFNSIRQAREMVEKDVSGTIKTAVEKRDSVTQ
- the fapR gene encoding transcription factor FapR, whose translation is MKRNKRERQSMLTETIKENPFITDEELADKFAVSIQTIRLDRLELSIPELRERIKNVAEKRFEDEVRSLPLEEVIGEIIDIELDQSAISILDIKREHVFKRNKIARGHHLFAQANSLAVAVINDELALTAKANIQFTRSVKEGERVIAKARVKKIDNNNGRTHVEVMSYVNNELVFKGEFEMYRSKNEK
- the rnc gene encoding ribonuclease III, with protein sequence MRNNGREREKKNIRAKEQKFKEFQDNIGIHFDSDKLLKQAFTHSSYVNEHRRKPHEDNERLEFLGDAVLELTVSQFLYKKYPMMSEGELTKLRAAVVCEPSLVSFANELSFGELVLLGKGEEMTGGRTRPALLADVFEAFIGALYLDKGIETVTTFLEEIVFPKINAGAFSHVMDFKSQLQELVQRDGAGTLEYRIMKEIGPAHSREFESRVYLNGQELGTGTGRSKKEAEQHAAQMALEKLKSHMEANLETDDK
- the fabG gene encoding 3-oxoacyl-[acyl-carrier-protein] reductase — translated: MKLEGKVALVTGASRGIGREIAFELAREGASVAVNYAGSEAKALEVVDEIKAMGRDAFAIQADVSNSDSVNDMVKGTIERFGKLDILVNNAGITKDNLLMRMKESEWDDVININLKGVFLCTKAVTRQMMKQRSGRIINISSIVGVSGNPGQANYVAAKSGVIGLTKTSAKELSSRGITVNAVAPGFITTDMTDKLNEEVKTEMLKQIPLARFGEPKDIARTVVFLSSEDSAYMTGQTLHVDGGMVM
- the fabD gene encoding ACP S-malonyltransferase, with the protein product MGKIAFLFPGQGSQTVGMGQALADSEQSVSETFKKADEVLGESLSSLIFEGPQEKLTLTTNAQPALLTTSVAILNYFSQFGIRPDFTAGHSLGEYSALVASGAISFEDAVYAVRKRGEFMEEAVPNGEGTMAAVLGMDRQKLLDVTETVSAGGKPVQLANLNCPGQIVISGSKGGVEEASVKAKEAGAKRVIPLDVSGPFHSSLMKPAAERFEAILDKIEIKDGAVPVIGNVTAEPMTEASEFKKRLVEQLYSPVLWEDSVSKMLELGVDTFIEIGPGKVLSGLVKKVDRSAKTFAIFDAETCAAAVAALKEEKE